Below is a genomic region from Methanolobus sediminis.
CAGCACCTTCATTGATGATTCCGGCTCGAATTTCAGTGTTCTGTTGGTCATCCTGAAACTGACACAGCTTATCTGCGCATTCCCGTCCTTCAACGTGAAATAATAATGACCGGAGCTATGTTTGGTCAGGTTCGATATCTCACCACGAACCCATACCTGCGATAGTTGCGGGTCGCTTGTAAGAACCTTTTTTATGTGTTCATTCAGCTGTGATACGGTGTATATACCCATTCAGATCTCCGGCCTTTTAAGAGAATATGTTTCGGGAGTATAAAACCCAGTGGGAAGTAATGTGAAAGTATTGAATAAACTCTATCTGACGAAAACTGCCGCAAGATTAAAGCTTCTTTAACACTATTTTTATAGAGGTGTTATTATGAAAAAATCAATCGGAGCGAAAACGCTGGCATATCCTACTCCTGCATGGCTGGTAGGTACCTATGACATGTACGGAAAAGCAAATGCAATGACTGCCGCATGGGCGGGTATCTGCTGCTCGGATCCCCCATGTATCACCGTATCCTTAAGAAAGGCGACATACAGTTACGCTAACATCATGGAAAAGGAAGCTTTTACCATTAACATCCCATCCGAAGACTATGTCAAAGAGACTGATTATTTTGGAATTGCAAGCGGGAGAGATGAGGACAAGTTTGAAAAAATAGGACTTACACCCGTTAAGAGTGAAGTCGTGTATGCACCGTATGTAGAAGAGTTTCCTGTTGTCCTTGAATGCAAACTGATACAAAGTTTTGAACTTGGACTCCATACACAGTTCGTTGGCGAGATAATGGACATTAAAGCGGATGAAGCTGTACTGGATGAGAAAGGAAATCCGGAGATAGAGAAGATAAGACCTATCATCTATTCACCAGAGAGAAGTTATTACGGACTTGGTGAATTTCTGGGCAAGGCATTTTCCATTGGTTTGGAAGGTAATAAAAAATAGAACAAGTAATATGGTTCTGGGTCATGGAACTTATTCCATGTAGACCAGAGCCTTATTAGGACATACTTTTACGCATTTCATGCAAAGGTCACATTTTTGATGATCAACATTAACAAAACCGTTGATCCTGTAAAGTGCTCCGTTGGGACAGATATTCTCACATTTGCCGCATTTGCGGCAACCTATTGAGACAATAAAACCATCTCGTTCTTCCATCAGAACAGATTAACGTTTGAATCTTAGATAAGTCTTAACCCTTTAAGTAAAATATCCTTAAATACAAGCA
It encodes:
- a CDS encoding 4Fe-4S binding protein; protein product: MEERDGFIVSIGCRKCGKCENICPNGALYRINGFVNVDHQKCDLCMKCVKVCPNKALVYME
- a CDS encoding flavin reductase family protein; the encoded protein is MKKSIGAKTLAYPTPAWLVGTYDMYGKANAMTAAWAGICCSDPPCITVSLRKATYSYANIMEKEAFTINIPSEDYVKETDYFGIASGRDEDKFEKIGLTPVKSEVVYAPYVEEFPVVLECKLIQSFELGLHTQFVGEIMDIKADEAVLDEKGNPEIEKIRPIIYSPERSYYGLGEFLGKAFSIGLEGNKK